A window of the Bdellovibrio sp. ZAP7 genome harbors these coding sequences:
- a CDS encoding trypsin-like serine protease, whose protein sequence is MMITTPKEVTSDTVTLVGYCITSSNGDDAGYLRMTTKDMDDVSIRSGNLLIIQQPHNGTCSGDSGGTGLCQVGNEMQVAGINSFVEGIEKDPCGYIGGSVYVKSQLTWIRKTIKAL, encoded by the coding sequence ATGATGATTACCACGCCCAAAGAGGTCACTTCAGACACTGTGACCTTGGTTGGATATTGTATTACCAGTTCCAATGGTGACGATGCTGGATATCTGCGTATGACTACGAAGGACATGGATGACGTCAGCATTCGCAGTGGCAATCTGCTCATTATCCAGCAGCCTCATAACGGAACTTGCAGTGGCGATTCTGGGGGGACCGGTCTTTGTCAGGTGGGAAATGAAATGCAGGTAGCTGGGATCAATTCGTTTGTAGAAGGCATTGAAAAGGATCCCTGCGGTTACATAGGTGGCTCGGTTTATGTGAAGTCTCAGCTCACTTGGATCCGTAAAACGATTAAAGCGCTTTAA
- a CDS encoding hydrogen peroxide-inducible genes activator, protein MKLKVNFSLTQLEYVMAVHKYGHFAKAAEACHVTQPTLSMQIQKLEDELGVVIFDRSKKPILLTDAGKKLISQMQTVLFEARKIESILLEGTKGSRKGTLTVAIIPTIAPYLLPRLLPVCVEMLPDLELNIKEMQTDQIIEALNKDEIDVGVLATPTQIAGMFEYPLYYEPFYVLCDKNHEYAQQKKIKYHSLSMDDIWLLEEGHCLRNQVLDLCSIKKKKGTERKYKFESGSLETLKNLVDLYGGYTLLPQLATHTVGDRSQVVQFERPIPAREIGLVCRREHYKSELVDALGEAILKAIPEDLRKIKPKDLDVLPIA, encoded by the coding sequence GTGAAATTAAAGGTGAACTTTTCTTTGACGCAGCTCGAATATGTGATGGCTGTCCATAAGTATGGACACTTTGCGAAGGCCGCAGAGGCCTGTCACGTGACGCAGCCCACTCTGAGTATGCAAATTCAAAAGCTCGAAGATGAGCTGGGAGTGGTGATTTTTGACCGCTCGAAAAAACCTATTCTGCTGACGGACGCTGGTAAGAAACTTATTTCTCAAATGCAGACGGTCCTGTTTGAGGCGCGCAAAATCGAATCGATTCTGTTGGAGGGAACGAAGGGTTCTCGTAAGGGGACTTTGACCGTCGCGATCATTCCGACGATTGCACCATATTTATTGCCACGACTTTTGCCAGTTTGTGTGGAGATGCTTCCAGATCTGGAGCTGAATATTAAAGAAATGCAGACAGATCAAATTATCGAAGCTTTGAATAAGGATGAAATCGACGTGGGGGTGCTAGCAACTCCCACGCAGATCGCAGGGATGTTTGAGTATCCGCTGTACTATGAACCGTTTTATGTCTTATGCGATAAGAACCATGAATATGCGCAACAGAAAAAGATCAAATATCATTCCTTATCCATGGATGACATTTGGTTACTTGAAGAAGGTCACTGCCTGCGTAATCAGGTTTTAGATTTGTGTTCCATCAAAAAGAAAAAGGGTACGGAACGTAAGTACAAGTTCGAAAGTGGTTCGTTGGAAACTTTGAAAAACTTGGTCGATCTTTATGGTGGATATACTCTGTTGCCACAACTCGCGACCCACACCGTGGGGGATCGCAGCCAGGTCGTGCAATTCGAACGCCCCATTCCAGCCCGTGAAATCGGTTTAGTATGTCGTCGTGAACACTATAAGAGTGAACTAGTCGATGCTTTGGGTGAGGCGATTCTAAAAGCGATCCCGGAGGACCTACGCAAGATCAAACCTAAAGACTTGGATGTACTTCCTATCGCTTAA
- the ahpC gene encoding alkyl hydroperoxide reductase subunit C — protein MQTLINTQVPDFKVQAYHHNDFKTVTSNDIKGKWSIFFFYPADFTFVCPTELGDMADKYADFQKLGVEVYGVSTDTHFTHKAWHDASDTIKKIKYPMLADPTFQLTRAFGVHIEEEGLAYRGTFLVNPAGKIVLAEVQDNGIGRNADELFRKVQAAQYIAANPGEVCPAKWTPGKSTLKPGLDLVGKI, from the coding sequence ATGCAAACATTGATCAACACGCAAGTGCCTGACTTTAAAGTTCAAGCTTATCACCACAACGATTTCAAAACTGTTACTTCTAATGACATTAAAGGCAAATGGTCTATTTTCTTCTTCTACCCAGCTGACTTTACATTCGTGTGCCCTACTGAACTAGGTGACATGGCTGACAAATACGCTGACTTCCAAAAATTGGGCGTAGAAGTATACGGCGTATCTACTGACACTCACTTCACGCACAAAGCTTGGCATGATGCTTCTGATACAATCAAAAAAATCAAATACCCAATGTTGGCAGACCCTACATTCCAATTGACTCGCGCATTCGGCGTTCACATTGAAGAAGAAGGTTTGGCTTACCGTGGTACTTTCTTGGTAAACCCAGCTGGTAAAATCGTATTGGCTGAAGTTCAAGACAACGGTATCGGCCGTAACGCTGATGAATTGTTCCGTAAAGTTCAAGCGGCTCAATACATCGCTGCAAATCCAGGCGAAGTTTGCCCAGCTAAATGGACTCCAGGTAAATCTACTTTGAAACCTGGTTTGGACCTTGTTGGTAAAATTTAA